One Fuerstiella marisgermanici DNA window includes the following coding sequences:
- a CDS encoding MazG nucleotide pyrophosphohydrolase domain-containing protein yields the protein MTLDELQQLIDQMYSRKDEARGVEGTFMWLMEEVGELAAALRESSKEEQAKEFADVLAWLATIANVAGINLTEAMQLKYGSGCPGCGRMVCECSDAEKP from the coding sequence ATGACGCTTGACGAATTGCAGCAATTGATCGACCAGATGTACTCACGCAAAGACGAAGCTCGCGGCGTGGAAGGCACGTTTATGTGGCTGATGGAAGAAGTGGGCGAGCTGGCGGCGGCCTTGCGAGAATCATCGAAAGAAGAACAAGCGAAGGAATTCGCCGACGTTCTGGCCTGGCTGGCGACAATCGCCAACGTGGCCGGCATCAATCTGACGGAGGCCATGCAGTTGAAGTATGGCAGCGGCTGCCCCGGCTGCGGACGCATGGTGTGCGAGTGCTCTGACGCCGAAAA